A single region of the Methylocystis echinoides genome encodes:
- a CDS encoding amidase — protein sequence MSATRRDVLIGAAASLAAGGVARAAQTEWDYASASDLAAALRARRISSVEIVDQTIRRIETHDGALNAVVVRDFDRARDAARAADAALARGEEGALLGVPVTVKESFNVAGLPTTWGDPHFRHFTPAEDALAVARLRKAGAVILGKTNVPLWLSDWQSYNSIYGTTNNPWDKRLTPGGSSGGSAAALAAGFGALSLGSDMGGSMRAPAHYCGVLAHRPTLGVAPRRGHAPPGGDATPPETGLAAIGPMARTAADLALALDVIAGPEEAGYRLELPPARRNRLADFRVLVVDAHPLAPTASVVREALASLVQKLARAGVAVSDKAERLPDLAEAARLQARLMSAYWGAGLPRRAYERRFAESDAFSPKDHSLAAERARGVVMSYREWLDADAARMRLRREWRELFKEWDIVMCPAAPTLAFPHDHSTPLEARRLRIDAKSCPYLDAQLVWATLATTPGLPATVAPIGAANGLPVGAQFIGPSLEDRTPIAFAGALAREFGGFTPPPL from the coding sequence ATGAGCGCCACCAGACGAGACGTCCTCATCGGCGCCGCCGCCTCCCTCGCCGCTGGCGGCGTCGCACGCGCGGCGCAGACCGAGTGGGATTACGCTTCCGCATCCGACCTCGCGGCGGCGCTTCGTGCGCGTCGCATATCCTCTGTCGAAATCGTCGATCAAACCATTCGGCGCATCGAAACCCATGACGGCGCCCTCAACGCCGTCGTCGTCCGCGACTTCGACCGCGCCCGCGACGCCGCGCGGGCCGCCGACGCGGCGCTCGCGCGCGGCGAGGAAGGGGCCTTGCTCGGCGTTCCCGTGACGGTCAAGGAATCCTTCAACGTCGCCGGCCTGCCGACGACCTGGGGCGATCCGCATTTTCGCCATTTCACGCCAGCCGAGGACGCGCTCGCGGTTGCGCGGCTCAGGAAAGCCGGCGCGGTCATTCTCGGCAAGACCAATGTGCCGCTGTGGCTCAGCGACTGGCAGAGTTACAATAGCATCTACGGGACGACCAATAATCCGTGGGACAAACGCCTCACGCCTGGCGGTTCGTCCGGCGGTTCCGCGGCGGCGCTTGCGGCCGGTTTCGGCGCCTTGTCGCTCGGTTCGGATATGGGCGGCTCCATGCGCGCGCCGGCGCATTATTGCGGCGTCCTCGCGCATCGGCCGACTCTCGGCGTCGCGCCGCGTCGCGGTCATGCGCCGCCGGGGGGCGATGCGACGCCGCCCGAAACGGGGCTCGCCGCCATCGGCCCGATGGCGCGGACCGCCGCCGATCTCGCGCTGGCGCTGGACGTCATCGCGGGGCCGGAAGAGGCCGGCTATCGCCTCGAACTGCCGCCCGCGCGGCGCAACAGGCTCGCCGATTTTCGCGTTCTCGTCGTCGACGCGCATCCGCTGGCGCCGACCGCGTCGGTGGTGCGGGAGGCGCTCGCGTCGCTTGTGCAAAAACTCGCGCGCGCCGGCGTTGCTGTTTCCGACAAGGCCGAGCGGCTTCCCGATCTCGCGGAAGCGGCGCGTCTTCAGGCGCGGCTGATGTCCGCCTATTGGGGCGCCGGTCTCCCGCGTCGCGCCTATGAGCGGCGTTTCGCCGAGTCCGACGCCTTCTCGCCCAAGGATCACAGCCTTGCCGCCGAACGCGCCCGCGGAGTCGTGATGAGCTACCGCGAGTGGCTCGACGCCGATGCGGCGCGGATGCGCCTGCGCAGAGAATGGCGCGAGCTGTTCAAGGAATGGGATATCGTCATGTGCCCGGCGGCGCCGACGCTGGCCTTTCCGCACGATCATTCGACGCCGCTGGAAGCGCGACGCCTGCGGATCGACGCAAAATCCTGCCCCTATCTCGACGCGCAACTCGTGTGGGCGACGCTGGCGACGACGCCCGGTCTTCCGGCGACGGTCGCGCCGATCGGCGCGGCCAATGGTTTACCAGTCGGCGCGCAATTCATTGGACCCTCTCTCGAGGACCGCACGCCGATCGCCTTCGCCGGGGCGCTGGCGCGCGAATTTGGCGGCTTCACGCCGCCGCCCTTATGA
- a CDS encoding SagB family peptide dehydrogenase, whose protein sequence is MRARLVLQFNPGVSLKEDAGGILSARFDGQMLVLGKFSAEARRRAAILETGLQIFPPQESDAPEVKEILAAARRLALHGLVEYRLCADDGDIAVMEPQMRDYAPRLPQLDESRRYVLSRFAYLRRRGEEMVLESPRANVIFRLCDAGLASLVAHLARPTTLAELRAAPGFPGMELLALLYDSQMLFALDAQKGLRASEGDDALILWDFHDLLFHVRSTTGRHANLTGGLYAHADLVAPQPTVRPGWPGPVIDLTKFPDSSDSACAALLRSRHSTRVYDDAHPITAAEVARLLDGAARIIAHQKVGGDDKEPPLEIAARPYPSGGASYELELYLAVRKCDGLPRGLYHYDADRHALVAIGVAERQLDALLDDAQYAMGSAALPQIVITMSARFGRVQWKYSGFAYSLVLKHVGVLMQTLYLMAAEMKLGACALGVGDIDLFARMTDIPFHVEGSVGLMAIGGRVEEGEA, encoded by the coding sequence TTGCGCGCGCGTCTGGTTCTGCAATTCAATCCCGGCGTTTCGCTGAAGGAAGATGCGGGCGGCATTCTCTCGGCGCGCTTCGACGGCCAGATGCTCGTCCTGGGCAAGTTCAGCGCCGAGGCGCGACGGCGTGCGGCCATTCTCGAAACAGGACTGCAAATCTTCCCACCGCAGGAAAGCGACGCGCCCGAGGTCAAGGAAATCCTTGCCGCCGCGCGACGGCTGGCTCTGCACGGCCTCGTCGAATACCGGCTCTGCGCAGACGATGGCGACATCGCCGTCATGGAGCCGCAGATGCGCGATTATGCGCCGCGTCTCCCCCAACTCGATGAATCGCGGCGCTATGTGCTGTCGCGCTTCGCCTATCTGCGTCGGCGCGGCGAGGAGATGGTGCTGGAATCGCCGCGCGCCAATGTGATCTTCCGGCTCTGCGACGCAGGGCTGGCGTCGCTTGTCGCACATCTCGCGCGCCCCACGACGCTGGCGGAGCTTCGCGCGGCGCCGGGCTTTCCGGGAATGGAGCTGCTTGCGCTGCTTTACGACAGCCAGATGCTGTTCGCGCTCGATGCGCAGAAGGGGCTGCGCGCGTCCGAGGGCGACGATGCGCTGATCCTGTGGGATTTTCACGATCTGCTGTTTCATGTGCGCAGCACAACCGGGCGCCACGCCAATCTCACCGGCGGGCTCTACGCGCATGCGGATCTTGTGGCGCCGCAACCGACGGTGCGCCCGGGCTGGCCGGGCCCGGTGATCGATCTCACGAAATTCCCGGATTCATCGGACTCGGCCTGCGCCGCGCTGCTGCGGTCGCGACATTCCACGCGAGTCTATGACGATGCGCATCCGATCACGGCGGCGGAGGTCGCGCGTCTCCTCGATGGCGCCGCCCGCATTATTGCGCATCAGAAAGTTGGCGGGGACGACAAGGAGCCGCCGCTCGAGATCGCCGCGCGGCCCTATCCCTCGGGCGGCGCGAGCTATGAGCTGGAGCTCTATCTTGCCGTCCGCAAATGCGACGGCCTGCCGCGCGGACTCTATCATTACGACGCCGACCGTCATGCGCTGGTCGCCATTGGTGTGGCGGAGCGCCAGCTCGACGCGCTGCTCGACGATGCGCAATATGCGATGGGCTCGGCGGCGCTTCCGCAGATCGTCATCACCATGTCGGCGCGGTTTGGGCGCGTGCAATGGAAATACAGCGGCTTTGCCTATTCGCTGGTCCTGAAGCATGTCGGGGTGCTCATGCAGACGCTGTATCTGATGGCGGCGGAAATGAAGCTTGGCGCCTGCGCGCTCGGCGTCGGCGACATCGATCTGTTCGCGCGCATGACGGATATTCCGTTTCATGTGGAGGGATCGGTGGGGCTGATGGCGATTGGCGGGAGGGTGGAGGAGGGGGAAGCGTGA
- the lipB gene encoding lipoyl(octanoyl) transferase LipB, which yields MTLACSRDRLQPTLLPEAEGPPVDWRASAGYVDYETAVAEMEAHVARMAAGDAPERVWLLEHPPVYTAGTSAKESDLLDARFPVHRTGRGGQFTYHGPGQRVAYVMLDLTRRRRDARAYVCALESWLIGSLADFGVTGERREARVGVWVKRPDKPCGPAGEIAEDKIAAIGVRLRQWISFHGVALNVAPDLSHFTGITPCGVRDSHLGVTSLADLGVAADMAEVDATLRRRFAESFGPVAVS from the coding sequence ATGACACTGGCCTGTTCACGAGACCGGTTGCAGCCGACCCTCCTCCCCGAGGCTGAGGGGCCGCCCGTCGACTGGCGGGCGAGCGCCGGCTATGTGGACTATGAGACGGCCGTGGCGGAAATGGAGGCGCATGTCGCGCGCATGGCGGCGGGCGACGCGCCGGAGCGGGTCTGGCTGCTGGAGCATCCGCCCGTCTACACCGCCGGAACCTCGGCGAAGGAGTCCGATCTGCTCGACGCCCGCTTCCCCGTGCATCGGACCGGGCGCGGCGGCCAGTTCACCTATCACGGCCCCGGCCAGCGCGTGGCCTATGTCATGCTCGACCTCACCCGCCGCCGCCGCGACGCCCGCGCTTATGTCTGCGCGCTCGAATCATGGCTCATCGGCTCCCTCGCCGATTTCGGCGTGACCGGCGAAAGACGCGAGGCGCGCGTCGGCGTCTGGGTGAAGCGGCCCGACAAGCCCTGCGGCCCGGCCGGCGAAATTGCCGAGGACAAGATCGCGGCGATCGGCGTGCGCCTGCGCCAATGGATCAGCTTCCATGGCGTCGCGCTCAATGTCGCGCCGGATCTGTCGCACTTCACCGGGATCACGCCCTGCGGCGTGCGCGACAGCCATCTCGGCGTCACCAGCCTCGCCGATCTTGGCGTCGCGGCCGACATGGCTGAGGTCGACGCCACGCTGAGGCGGCGCTTCGCGGAAAGCTTCGGCCCCGTCGCCGTTTCATAA